From a single Elusimicrobiota bacterium genomic region:
- a CDS encoding MG2 domain-containing protein, with product MKRRVTLLFTLLLSLSLSSAASESLQVVAKTPSGPTQSRRSSDAVTATFNRPMAALNAPEEAGKFCPIKLEPAVKGRCRWQGTQVLSFEPDQPLPLATEFRATIPAGTKPQAGGEALGAEVSWTFETPRPALVDSRPRHDDKWIDPKAELFVHFNMEMDPRRARGSLLLEERDLAGTLLGEVAVGVRRTKPEELKKVMPGDDYGAAASTANVLAIKPALLRPDRSYRLRLREGLPAADGKLGLAAERDIVFETWYAFRAAEFPSQACLPAGFRMAFSNPVRTKDLLAHMSVEPSTGMPELSEEQGENTGARDDEKRLVYHYLPDIAYRPDTLYAFKIDGKLKDVFGNELGSDARFTLETGGYCPKLRMPSGFGMLEGYLPPRHPVDAVNVQQEPLEKAYIPDAEFVPFYQGEKWNCEKSPAHRGGQAKLWDLTVRRNARLRTFIDLGGMFPPGSRGGLVFTQVQEPGGCWLKAVDDVTRIGLTVKDSPDSVLIWTTFLRTGAPYGRVAVEIRGDDNKVLWQGVTDAQGFATAPGWQRLGIKDWQRWHRPRLWVFARDAAGPAVMATDWHGGVSPWRFDIPTDAHPRPRRFGGSLFTERGVYRPGETVRFKGILRRLAGGDWVPLGARADDPRVLRLTVTDSRDAVVAKATVPVSGYSAFDYALALREGAPTGSWNVEVSEPSEEDLSVVKPAEPDAEGEGGGSERREKFIQLSQSFRVEAFKPATFEVKVAPGRSSYLVRDTYTAVLDGWYLFGAPMPEAPADWSLRLEPSGYEPPGYEEFDFSPGWWRQEVRTGRVAASGAGKLDGQGKLRVQAFLDPAGTNGPLAAVLEAGVSSPERQRLFGRATAVVHPAELYFGIKPKSYFAEKGKDWSAQVVAVLPDGSPARGLVAEYKLVRRDWLSVQRAGVAGRLEWVTEQRDTQVATGTWTTDGSTHAWTHAVAQPGEYFLTVSGKDEQGRPAEAAVCFYATGAGEAWWSRSDNDVIELVADKKLYHPGDTARILVKSPYPHSRALVTLEREGVLAHWLTQLDGGAGFVEVPLGDRHVPNVFVGVMLVQGRSSAAEYAEDGSDLAKPQVKFGYVDLSVDPGGRRLKVSAASDRQEYRPRGTVTVSLRASDETGRAAAGAELTVFAVDEGVLALTGYQTPDVFSDFYGNRPLLVGTADSRLYVIGQRSFGEKGESRGGGGGKGAGLEGIDLRSRFVPTAYWNPSVVAGPDGRAQVSFTLPDNLSRFRVMAVAQAGRRFGSADSRFTVKKPLLIRPSLPRGARAGDAFDAGAVVHNYTTAAATVTVEMTLTGDSVAAEGAPRRELIVAAGQAVETLWKCRALKPGEAKFRFKAAAGAESDGLEWTVPVRAPERLETVATSGVVDEGSAAEELVKPAGSQPGVGGVRATLSPTALAGLQAGARFLLEYPYGCLEQRLSRMLPVIAGADLTAAFGLGSVGSLKAKVQGELDHFSDFQAPSGGFAYWPSPQRADPYITAYALEVAALAGKEGYRLPAEVLAKAVTWLKTTLTGKSDWAYPYNESEEYASRAYGIYALALHHEIMPGYFQQLFQKRDQIPFLAKAYLIKAAPLVSMDQKAGQVLAADLLNQARLAPRSLHFEEPEETRMPWVHGSTVKATAVSLQALLEAQGGFPGDEKAVYWLVGERKAQGRWRTTQENAASLRALQDFYRAHEKVEPDFTAELSLGGGQSLWNEKFQGRTLLARSRDFKPDAVFGSADKARLSFSKTGTGRLYYTVAETYAPASFDAAASEGFEIERSVTPLYGKTLKAGGRAVVTLTVRTKQDRTFAAVEDPLPAGFEIVDPSFGVESHEDARALAEQGARGEYWGGFERAENYDDRIQIFADLLTAGEHKYSYLVQATTPGVFHWPAAYVEQMYEPEVFGRTASRSVSIEK from the coding sequence ATGAAACGCCGAGTGACCCTTCTTTTCACGCTCCTCCTCTCTCTGAGCCTGTCTTCGGCCGCGTCCGAAAGCCTCCAGGTCGTGGCCAAGACCCCGTCCGGCCCCACCCAGTCGCGCCGCTCCTCCGATGCCGTGACCGCGACCTTCAACCGGCCCATGGCGGCCTTGAACGCCCCGGAGGAAGCCGGGAAGTTCTGCCCCATCAAGCTCGAGCCCGCGGTCAAGGGCCGCTGCCGTTGGCAGGGCACGCAGGTGCTGTCCTTCGAGCCGGACCAGCCCTTGCCTTTGGCCACCGAGTTCCGCGCCACCATACCGGCCGGGACCAAGCCGCAGGCCGGCGGGGAGGCCCTGGGCGCCGAGGTGAGCTGGACCTTCGAGACACCGCGGCCCGCGCTGGTCGACAGCCGGCCGCGCCACGACGACAAGTGGATCGACCCCAAGGCCGAGCTCTTCGTCCATTTCAACATGGAGATGGACCCGCGGCGGGCGCGCGGCTCCCTCCTGCTCGAGGAACGGGATCTGGCGGGCACGCTGCTCGGCGAGGTCGCCGTCGGGGTGCGCAGGACCAAGCCGGAGGAGCTCAAGAAAGTCATGCCTGGGGATGACTACGGAGCGGCGGCCAGCACAGCCAACGTCCTGGCGATCAAGCCCGCGCTCCTGCGGCCCGACCGTTCCTATAGGCTGCGCTTGCGCGAAGGCCTGCCCGCCGCGGATGGCAAGCTGGGCTTGGCCGCGGAGCGCGACATCGTCTTCGAGACCTGGTACGCCTTCCGGGCCGCCGAGTTCCCGTCCCAGGCCTGCCTGCCGGCGGGATTCCGCATGGCCTTCAGCAACCCCGTGCGCACCAAGGACCTCCTGGCGCACATGAGCGTGGAGCCCTCCACCGGCATGCCCGAGCTCTCCGAGGAGCAGGGCGAGAACACCGGCGCGCGGGACGATGAGAAGCGCCTGGTCTATCACTACCTCCCCGACATCGCCTACCGTCCCGACACCCTCTACGCCTTCAAGATCGACGGCAAGCTCAAAGACGTCTTCGGCAACGAGCTCGGTTCCGACGCGCGTTTCACCCTGGAGACGGGCGGCTACTGCCCGAAGCTGCGCATGCCTTCGGGCTTCGGCATGCTCGAGGGCTATCTGCCGCCGCGCCATCCGGTCGACGCCGTCAACGTCCAGCAGGAGCCTTTGGAGAAGGCCTATATCCCGGATGCGGAGTTCGTGCCGTTCTACCAGGGCGAGAAGTGGAACTGCGAGAAGTCCCCCGCGCATCGGGGGGGCCAGGCCAAGCTCTGGGACCTGACCGTGCGGCGCAACGCCCGCCTGCGCACCTTCATCGATCTCGGCGGGATGTTCCCTCCCGGCTCGCGCGGCGGGCTGGTCTTCACCCAGGTCCAGGAGCCGGGCGGCTGCTGGCTCAAGGCCGTCGACGACGTCACCCGCATCGGGCTCACGGTCAAGGATTCTCCGGACTCCGTCCTCATCTGGACCACTTTCCTGCGCACCGGCGCGCCCTACGGCCGCGTGGCCGTGGAGATCCGGGGGGACGACAACAAGGTCCTCTGGCAGGGCGTCACCGACGCGCAGGGCTTCGCGACGGCCCCGGGTTGGCAGCGCCTGGGCATCAAGGATTGGCAGCGCTGGCACCGCCCCCGCCTGTGGGTCTTCGCGCGCGACGCGGCCGGCCCGGCCGTCATGGCCACGGACTGGCACGGCGGGGTCAGCCCGTGGCGCTTCGACATCCCCACGGATGCCCACCCCCGGCCGCGGCGCTTCGGGGGCTCGCTGTTCACGGAGCGCGGCGTGTACCGGCCGGGAGAGACGGTGCGCTTCAAGGGCATCCTGCGCCGCCTCGCCGGGGGGGATTGGGTCCCCTTGGGAGCCCGCGCCGACGATCCGCGCGTCCTGCGGCTCACCGTGACCGACTCCCGCGACGCCGTGGTGGCCAAGGCCACCGTGCCGGTCTCGGGCTACTCGGCCTTCGACTACGCTCTGGCCTTGCGCGAGGGCGCCCCCACCGGAAGCTGGAACGTGGAGGTGAGCGAGCCTTCCGAGGAGGACCTCTCGGTGGTCAAGCCCGCGGAGCCCGACGCCGAGGGCGAGGGCGGCGGCTCGGAGCGCCGGGAGAAGTTCATACAGCTCTCGCAGAGCTTCCGCGTCGAGGCTTTCAAGCCCGCCACCTTCGAGGTGAAGGTCGCCCCGGGACGATCGTCCTATCTGGTCCGGGACACCTACACGGCCGTGCTCGACGGCTGGTATCTCTTCGGCGCGCCCATGCCCGAGGCGCCCGCGGACTGGTCTTTGCGCCTGGAGCCCTCGGGCTACGAGCCTCCGGGCTACGAGGAGTTCGATTTCTCGCCGGGCTGGTGGCGCCAGGAGGTCCGCACCGGACGGGTCGCGGCTTCGGGCGCGGGCAAGCTCGACGGCCAGGGCAAGCTGCGGGTCCAAGCCTTCCTCGATCCGGCCGGGACCAACGGCCCGCTGGCCGCGGTCCTGGAGGCCGGAGTCTCGAGCCCGGAGCGCCAGCGTCTTTTTGGCCGGGCCACGGCCGTGGTGCACCCGGCCGAGCTGTACTTCGGCATCAAGCCCAAGAGCTATTTCGCGGAGAAGGGCAAGGACTGGTCCGCGCAGGTCGTGGCCGTGCTTCCGGACGGGTCCCCCGCGCGGGGCCTCGTCGCCGAATACAAGCTCGTGCGCCGCGATTGGCTCAGCGTCCAGCGCGCGGGCGTGGCCGGCCGGCTGGAGTGGGTCACGGAGCAGCGCGACACGCAGGTCGCCACCGGGACCTGGACCACGGACGGCTCCACTCATGCCTGGACCCATGCGGTGGCGCAGCCGGGGGAATACTTCCTGACCGTTTCCGGCAAAGACGAGCAGGGCCGTCCGGCCGAGGCCGCGGTCTGCTTCTACGCGACCGGCGCGGGCGAGGCGTGGTGGTCGCGCTCGGACAACGACGTCATCGAACTGGTGGCGGACAAGAAGCTCTACCATCCGGGCGACACGGCCCGGATACTGGTCAAATCACCTTATCCGCATTCCCGGGCCCTGGTGACCCTGGAGCGCGAGGGCGTGCTGGCGCACTGGCTCACGCAGCTCGACGGCGGGGCCGGCTTCGTGGAGGTGCCCTTGGGCGACCGGCACGTGCCCAACGTGTTCGTGGGCGTGATGCTGGTGCAGGGCCGCTCCAGCGCGGCCGAATACGCGGAGGACGGCTCCGACCTGGCCAAGCCGCAGGTGAAGTTCGGCTACGTGGACCTCTCCGTGGACCCGGGCGGGCGGCGGCTCAAGGTGTCGGCCGCGAGCGACCGCCAAGAGTATCGGCCGCGCGGCACGGTGACCGTTTCCTTGCGCGCGTCGGACGAGACGGGCCGGGCCGCGGCCGGAGCGGAGCTCACGGTCTTCGCCGTGGACGAGGGCGTGCTGGCCTTGACCGGCTATCAGACCCCGGACGTGTTCTCGGATTTTTATGGGAACCGGCCGCTCCTGGTGGGCACGGCGGACTCGCGGCTCTACGTCATCGGGCAAAGGAGCTTCGGCGAGAAGGGCGAGAGCCGGGGCGGCGGCGGGGGCAAGGGCGCGGGCCTGGAGGGCATCGACCTGCGCTCGCGCTTCGTGCCGACGGCGTACTGGAACCCGTCGGTGGTCGCGGGCCCGGACGGCCGGGCCCAGGTGAGCTTCACCCTCCCCGACAATCTCTCGCGTTTCCGCGTCATGGCCGTGGCCCAGGCGGGCCGGCGCTTCGGTTCGGCAGACTCGCGCTTCACGGTCAAGAAGCCCCTGCTCATCCGGCCGAGCCTGCCGCGAGGGGCCCGGGCCGGCGACGCCTTTGACGCGGGCGCGGTGGTGCACAACTACACCACGGCCGCGGCCACGGTGACGGTGGAGATGACTTTGACGGGAGATTCCGTGGCCGCGGAGGGCGCGCCCAGACGCGAGCTCATCGTGGCCGCCGGCCAGGCCGTGGAGACGCTATGGAAGTGCCGGGCCCTCAAGCCCGGGGAGGCCAAGTTCCGCTTCAAGGCCGCGGCCGGGGCGGAGAGCGACGGATTGGAGTGGACCGTGCCGGTGCGCGCGCCGGAGCGGCTGGAGACCGTGGCGACGTCCGGAGTGGTGGATGAGGGGTCTGCGGCCGAGGAGCTCGTCAAGCCCGCGGGCAGCCAGCCCGGCGTGGGAGGAGTGAGGGCCACGCTCTCGCCCACGGCCCTGGCGGGGCTGCAGGCCGGGGCGCGCTTCCTTCTGGAGTACCCGTACGGCTGTCTGGAGCAGAGGCTTTCGCGCATGCTGCCGGTCATCGCGGGCGCGGACCTGACCGCGGCCTTCGGGCTGGGCTCGGTGGGCAGCCTCAAGGCCAAGGTGCAGGGCGAACTGGACCATTTCTCAGACTTCCAGGCGCCTTCGGGCGGGTTCGCCTATTGGCCGAGCCCGCAGCGCGCCGATCCTTATATCACGGCCTACGCCTTGGAGGTCGCGGCTTTGGCGGGGAAGGAAGGCTACCGTCTGCCCGCCGAGGTCCTGGCCAAGGCCGTGACTTGGCTCAAGACGACCTTGACCGGCAAGAGCGACTGGGCCTATCCGTACAACGAGAGCGAAGAATACGCGTCCCGGGCCTACGGGATCTACGCTCTGGCCTTGCACCATGAGATCATGCCGGGGTATTTCCAGCAGCTGTTCCAAAAAAGGGACCAGATCCCGTTCTTGGCCAAGGCCTACCTAATCAAGGCCGCGCCTCTGGTCTCCATGGACCAGAAGGCCGGCCAAGTCTTGGCCGCGGACCTGCTCAACCAGGCCCGCCTGGCGCCGCGGTCCTTGCATTTCGAGGAGCCTGAGGAGACGCGCATGCCTTGGGTGCACGGCTCCACGGTCAAGGCCACGGCCGTGAGCCTGCAGGCCCTTCTGGAAGCCCAGGGCGGGTTCCCGGGCGACGAGAAGGCGGTGTACTGGCTGGTCGGCGAGCGCAAGGCGCAGGGCCGCTGGCGCACCACGCAGGAGAACGCGGCCAGCCTACGGGCGCTACAGGATTTCTACCGCGCCCACGAGAAGGTCGAGCCTGACTTCACCGCCGAGCTGTCTCTGGGGGGCGGGCAGTCTTTGTGGAACGAGAAGTTTCAAGGCCGCACGCTGCTGGCGCGCAGCCGGGACTTCAAGCCGGACGCGGTGTTCGGCTCCGCGGACAAGGCGCGGCTGAGCTTCTCCAAGACGGGGACGGGGCGGCTCTACTATACGGTGGCCGAGACCTACGCGCCGGCGAGCTTCGACGCGGCGGCTTCCGAGGGCTTCGAGATCGAGAGGTCGGTGACGCCGCTCTACGGCAAGACGCTCAAGGCCGGGGGCCGGGCCGTGGTGACGCTCACGGTCAGGACCAAGCAGGACCGGACCTTCGCGGCGGTGGAGGACCCTCTGCCCGCGGGCTTCGAGATCGTTGACCCGAGCTTCGGGGTGGAGAGCCATGAGGACGCGCGGGCTCTGGCCGAGCAGGGAGCCCGGGGCGAGTATTGGGGCGGCTTCGAGCGGGCGGAGAACTATGACGACCGCATCCAGATCTTCGCGGATCTCCTGACCGCGGGGGAGCATAAGTATTCGTATCTGGTGCAGGCCACGACGCCCGGGGTCTTCCACTGGCCGGCGGCTTATGTGGAGCAGATGTACGAGCCGGAGGTGTTCGGGCGGACGGCTTCGCGGTCGGTGAGTATCGAGAAGTAG
- a CDS encoding secondary thiamine-phosphate synthase enzyme YjbQ: protein MGAPSVQILTERLHFSTKGAGDLVDITAELGRRLGRTKLQAGNMTVFGVGSTLGITTFEFEPGLIKDMKALYERLAPSDRSYAHDETWGDANGFSHLRAALQGQSLTVPFEDGRLLLGTWQQVVVAEFDNKPRQREVVVQFVGKPSAR, encoded by the coding sequence ATGGGAGCACCGAGCGTCCAGATACTGACCGAGCGGCTGCATTTCTCCACCAAAGGCGCCGGAGACTTGGTGGATATCACGGCCGAATTAGGACGACGGCTTGGCCGGACCAAGCTCCAAGCCGGGAACATGACTGTTTTCGGCGTCGGTTCGACCTTGGGCATCACCACTTTCGAGTTCGAGCCCGGCCTCATCAAGGACATGAAAGCACTCTACGAGCGCCTGGCCCCCTCGGACCGCAGCTACGCCCACGACGAGACCTGGGGCGATGCCAACGGCTTCAGCCATCTGCGGGCCGCCTTGCAGGGCCAATCCTTGACCGTCCCCTTTGAAGACGGCCGGCTGCTGCTGGGAACCTGGCAACAGGTCGTTGTGGCCGAGTTTGACAACAAGCCCAGGCAGCGGGAAGTGGTGGTCCAATTCGTCGGCAAGCCCTCAGCGCGATGA
- a CDS encoding OmpA family protein → MRLASTLALALLFSAPLRAEDLTGRFAVGGAVGAGVPVGSAWVSQHATVGPLLGGFLRYGLNKNLSLGLSYDNVGFGKDGIRVQPVLLNGYYNLKPDSRWNPNVHLGLGASDVKRDEVGRHTTFTGKLGVGADYFVHKNVAVGGFLDYLPVWRKSAERHEIHGLLFGLTLAYWFDPCSRHEAAPAAAAAPAPKPAPAPAIVGLTLAPETATLAASASQSFSAPVSGTPNQAVKWSLEPKLGTITDSGVYTAPAVITKDETVIVKATSVADPSKSASSQVKLLAPVPAPTPASAPIVMAAPAKGEKVSIDLLIEFDTAKSVVKSEYDEKLRKVAEFLKAYPQVSAEIEGHTDSMGDRGYNMKLSQQRADAVRRTLIDRFGAPADRLAAKGYGPTKPIADNKTPEGRTKNRRVIASFTGVK, encoded by the coding sequence ATGAGACTGGCATCGACTTTGGCCCTGGCCCTGCTTTTCAGCGCGCCCCTGCGCGCCGAGGATCTGACCGGCCGTTTCGCCGTGGGCGGCGCCGTGGGCGCGGGCGTGCCCGTGGGATCGGCCTGGGTGAGCCAGCATGCGACCGTCGGGCCGCTTCTGGGCGGCTTCCTGCGCTACGGCCTCAACAAGAACCTGAGTCTCGGCCTCTCCTACGACAATGTGGGCTTCGGCAAGGACGGCATCAGGGTCCAGCCCGTCCTGCTCAACGGCTATTACAACCTCAAGCCGGACTCCCGCTGGAACCCCAACGTGCACCTCGGGCTGGGCGCCTCGGACGTGAAGCGCGACGAGGTCGGCCGGCATACCACCTTCACCGGCAAGCTCGGCGTGGGCGCCGATTACTTCGTCCACAAGAACGTCGCCGTCGGCGGCTTCCTGGACTACCTGCCGGTCTGGAGAAAGTCGGCGGAACGCCATGAGATACACGGGCTGCTGTTCGGACTGACCTTGGCTTACTGGTTCGACCCCTGCAGCCGCCACGAGGCGGCGCCCGCAGCCGCGGCCGCGCCCGCGCCCAAGCCCGCTCCGGCTCCCGCCATCGTTGGCCTCACCCTGGCGCCGGAGACGGCTACGCTCGCCGCCAGCGCCAGCCAGTCGTTCTCCGCTCCGGTCAGCGGCACGCCGAACCAGGCCGTGAAATGGTCGCTCGAGCCCAAGCTGGGGACGATCACGGACTCCGGCGTGTACACGGCGCCTGCGGTCATCACCAAGGATGAGACGGTCATCGTCAAGGCGACCAGCGTGGCCGACCCGTCCAAGTCGGCCTCGTCCCAGGTCAAGCTGCTGGCCCCGGTCCCGGCTCCGACTCCGGCTTCCGCCCCCATCGTCATGGCCGCGCCGGCCAAGGGTGAGAAGGTCTCCATCGACCTGCTCATCGAGTTCGACACGGCCAAGTCCGTGGTCAAGTCCGAGTACGACGAGAAGCTGCGCAAGGTGGCGGAGTTCCTCAAGGCCTACCCGCAGGTCAGCGCCGAGATCGAGGGACACACGGACAGCATGGGCGACCGGGGCTACAATATGAAGCTCTCGCAGCAGCGCGCCGACGCGGTGCGCCGAACGCTCATCGACCGCTTCGGAGCTCCCGCGGACCGGCTCGCGGCCAAAGGCTACGGCCCGACCAAGCCCATCGCGGACAACAAGACCCCGGAAGGCCGCACCAAGAACCGGCGCGTCATCGCCAGCTTCACCGGCGTCAAGTAG
- a CDS encoding C4-type zinc ribbon domain-containing protein, translating to MAINKETIQRLVAVQEQDAVLDGLQKEMDRIPRAIAALRAGLEAAKAKHAEAKAKIIGFEKQKKEKELEMAAKEEAIRKHTMELNQVKTNDAFKALQHEIDQAKEAGSQIETEILEVMESIDAGRGDEKSAAAELKAAEGKANSEIAVLEGELGELKAKHEARKSVRDEAAALVPADMMRVYSHARMRGKTDAIVPVDGGNCSACRINLAPQMIVEVTKAKALVICESCQRILYKPEPAAKAAP from the coding sequence ATGGCCATCAATAAGGAGACGATCCAGCGCCTCGTCGCCGTCCAGGAGCAGGACGCGGTCCTCGACGGACTGCAGAAGGAGATGGACCGCATCCCGCGCGCTATCGCCGCCCTCCGGGCCGGTCTGGAGGCCGCCAAGGCCAAGCACGCCGAGGCCAAAGCCAAGATCATCGGTTTCGAGAAGCAGAAGAAGGAGAAGGAGCTCGAGATGGCGGCCAAGGAAGAGGCCATCCGCAAGCACACCATGGAACTCAACCAGGTCAAGACCAACGACGCTTTCAAGGCCCTGCAGCATGAGATCGACCAGGCCAAGGAAGCGGGCTCCCAGATCGAGACCGAGATCCTTGAGGTCATGGAAAGCATCGACGCCGGCCGCGGAGATGAGAAGTCGGCGGCCGCGGAGCTCAAGGCCGCCGAGGGCAAGGCCAACAGCGAGATCGCGGTGCTGGAGGGTGAGCTGGGCGAGCTCAAGGCCAAGCACGAGGCCCGCAAATCCGTCCGGGACGAGGCCGCGGCCCTGGTCCCGGCCGACATGATGCGCGTCTACAGCCACGCGCGCATGCGCGGCAAGACCGACGCCATCGTGCCGGTCGACGGCGGCAACTGCAGCGCCTGCCGCATCAACCTGGCGCCCCAGATGATCGTCGAGGTGACCAAGGCCAAGGCCCTGGTGATCTGCGAGAGTTGCCAGCGCATCCTTTACAAGCCGGAACCCGCCGCGAAAGCGGCCCCATAG